The following coding sequences lie in one Pungitius pungitius chromosome 18, fPunPun2.1, whole genome shotgun sequence genomic window:
- the LOC119226629 gene encoding thyrotropin receptor-like — protein MKPDLNLFFFFFSTLDVTLLEYCPTHCKCDWEIYSVSCVGAEAMPVFHSSTQEVWLVGTKLSSLPPNAFANLANIAHIYISDDDTIRYLERHSFHNLSRVTHIQLTGIKTLSYIDQEAFKNLPNLKYLGITNTGLTSFPGLQYIQSSKDDFILEIVENVFLEFIPANSFNGISENALTIMLNSNGVKEIQQYAFNGSRLEELYLHRNVDLERIDEFAFHGVIHGPTHLDLSETKVSSLPSMGMETIEKLQAKNTWALKELPPFKAFLHLQSAELTFPSHCCGLKMLKRWSGNSEAVICNLTRTAQGKLQESSAAFTQRYLGDKIYHHLNNSSGLPTAKSRNHTHYCNNPICPTEQSQKEGLFYVELPTEHPNEGFDFAMCDEVHTENHGLLCTPLPDALNPCEDVMSQGFLRVLVWVVSPLAISANLLVLFILLTSQQKMSVTRFLMGHLAFADFCMGIYLLLVASVDLYTRSHYYHYAIAWQTGGGCNLAGTISVFASELSVYTLTLISLQRWHAIFYAMRADRKIRLRHAAVLMLVGWLLCALLAMFPLVGVSSYQKVSICLPMDTETAAARVYVVSVLLVNVIAFMVVCLCYLHIYYMVHNPQHQSSISDTSMAKRMAVLIFTNFLCLAPICFYGLSAAFHQPLMTVTDSKVLLVLFYPLNSCAHPFFYAILTKAFHRDILMLLSRMGLCQRQAHLYRSQLVCMLPYSPAPLSQNIQVQ, from the exons ATGAAGCCCGATCTGAAtctattctttttctttttcagtacTTTAGATGTTACTCTCCTGGAATATTGTCCAACTCATTGCAAGTGTGACTGGGAGATCTACAGTGTGTCGTGTGTTGGAGCTGAGGCCATGCCAGTATTCCATTCCAGCACACAGGAGGT TTGGCTTGTGGGTACCAaactttcttctcttcctccaaaTGCATTTGCCAACTTGGCCAACATTGCTCACAT aTACATCTCTGACGATGATACTATACGATATCTTGAGAGGCATTCTTTCCACAACCTGTCCAGGGTCACTCACAT ACAACTAACTGGTATCAAAACACTGTCATACATCGACCAAGAGGCATTTAAAAATCTTCCTAATTTAAAGTACCT TGGGATCACCAACACAGGTCTCACCTCCTTTCCTGGACTACAATATATTCAGTCCAGCAaagatgattttatttt GGAGATAGTGGAGAATGTCTTCTTAGAATTTATACCTGCTAATTCTTTCAATGGAATATCTGAGAATGCTTTGACCAT TATGCTGAATAGCAATGGTGTGAAAGAGATCCAGCAATATGCCTTCAATGGGAGCAGACTGGAGGAACT GTATCTTCACAGGAATGTGGATCTGGAACGAATAGATGAATTTGCATTTCATGGCGTGATTCACGGCCCAACGCACTT ggACCTTTCAGAAACCAAAGTTAGCTCTCTTCCTTCAATGGGTATGGAGACCATTGAAAAGCTCCAAGCTAAAAACACTTGGGCCCTCAAAGAACTGCCCCCTTTTAAGGCCTTTCTTCATCTGCAAAGTGCCGAATTGACATTCCCAAGCCATTGTTGTGGTCTCAAAATGTTGAAAAGATGGAGTGG GAACTCTGAAGCAGTTATTTGCAACCTGACCCGGACTGCTCAGGGAAAGCTGCAGGAATCCTCTGCAGCTTTTACTCAGAGGTATCTGGGCGACAAAATCTACCATCATCTGAACAACAGCTCTGGTCTCCCAACTGCTAAGAGCAGAAACCACACTCATTACTGTAACAACCCCATTTGCCCAACTGAACAGTCTCAAAAGGAGGGTTTGTTTTACGTGGAGTTACCTACAGAGCATCCCAATGAAGGTTTTGACTTTGCAATGTGTGATGAAGTTCACACAGAAAACCATGGACTCTTGTGCACACCGTTGCCAGATGCCCTGAACCCCTGTGAGGATGTGATGAGTCAAGGCTTCCTGAGGGTTTTGGTGTGGGTGGTCAGTCCGTTGGCCATTTCGGCCAACTTGCTGGTGTTGTTCATACTCCTGACCAGCCAACAGAAGATGTCAGTTACCCGTTTCCTGATGGGTCATCTTGCATTTGCAGACTTTTGTATGGGGATATACTTACTGCTTGTTGCGTCGGTTGACCTCTACACACGCTCCCATTATTACCACTATGCAATTGCCTGGCAAACAGGAGGTGGCTGCAATCTAGCAGGGACAATATCAGTGTTTGCCAGCGAGCTATCTGTGTACACACTAACTTTAATCAGTCTTCAGCGCTGGCATGCCATCTTCTACGCAATGAGGGCAGACCGGAAAATAAGGTTACGCCATGCAGCTGTGTTGATGCTCGttggctggctgctgtgtgCGCTCCTGGCAATGTTTCCATTGGTTGGTGTGAGCAGTTACCAGAAAGTGAGCATCTGCTTACCCATGGACACTGAGACCGCTGCTGCTCGGGTTTACGTGGTCTCTGTGCTATTGGTGAACGTTATAGCTTTCATGGTGGTATGTTTATGTTACCTCCACATCTACTACATGGTGCACAATCCCCAGCACCAGTCCAGCATTTCCGATACCAGCATGGCCAAACGGATGGCTGTTTTAATTTTCACCAACTTCCTGTGTCTGGCTCCCATTTGCTTTTATGGCTTGTCTGCGGCTTTCCACCAACCATTGATGACTGTCACAGATTCCAAG GTGCTGCTGGTGCTTTTCTATCCTCTAAACTCTTGTGCGCACCCATTTTTTTATGCTATCCTGACAAAGGCATTCCACAGAGACATCCTAATGCTGCTTAGCCGAATGGGGCTATGCCAGCGGCAAGCACACCTCTATCGAAGCCAACTTGTCTGTATGCTGCCCTACAGCCCAGCCCCCCTATCCCAAAATATTCAAGTACAGTAA